In Brachypodium distachyon strain Bd21 chromosome 2, Brachypodium_distachyon_v3.0, whole genome shotgun sequence, one genomic interval encodes:
- the LOC100831023 gene encoding LOW QUALITY PROTEIN: uncharacterized protein LOC100831023 (The sequence of the model RefSeq protein was modified relative to this genomic sequence to represent the inferred CDS: deleted 3 bases in 2 codons; substituted 2 bases at 2 genomic stop codons), whose product MVKKRTVATPLFPFPIFANEAEPQHHFSDXGFDPQLLCFSQQVTVQRHQQPAPLEPARFKLQKPISKKRQHRQQQSKPKQCRRWWSSAASAALLFVKCPPSDPTAWAANAALSSSCSTATAFAPRPLXLADDDDATGCTCWAAPPMRSGHMAGAEVGVASAILPCVSLRDVNLDCGAGGVTPSMMPIYLVT is encoded by the exons ATGGTGAAGAAGAGGACGGTGGCGACGCCCCTCTTCCCGTTCCCAATATTTGCCAACGAGGCGGAGCCGCAACACCACTTCAGCGACTAAGGCTTCGACCCCCAACTCCTCTGTTTCTCCCAGCAGGTCA CAGTTCAGCGCCATCAGCAGCCGGCC CCGCTAGAGCCCGCGCGGTTCAAGCTCCAGAAGCCCATCTCCAAGAAGCGCCAACATAGGCAGCAGCAGAGCAAGCCCAAGCAGTGCCGCCGGTGGTGGAGCTCTGCGGCCTCCGCGGCGCTCCTCTTCGTCAAATGCCCACCCTCCGATCCGACGGCATGGGCCGCCAATGCAGCCTTGTCGTCCTCGTGCAGTACAGCTACTGCGTTC GCGCCTCGGCCACTGTAAttggccgacgacgacgatgccaCGGGGTGCACGTgctgggcggcgccgcccatgCGGTCCGGTCAcatggccggcgccgaggTCGGCGTTGCCTCTGCCATTCTTCCCTGTGTCAGCCTCAGGGACGTCAATCTCGATTGTGGCGCCGGAGGAGTTACTCCGTCCATGATGCCCATCTACCTCGTGACGTGA